From the genome of Brienomyrus brachyistius isolate T26 chromosome 8, BBRACH_0.4, whole genome shotgun sequence, one region includes:
- the ldlrad2 gene encoding uncharacterized protein ldlrad2 isoform X2: MKSSYIIHLQIVHVWNVGMAKLMKRRSHLSKLFLLMNFMALQVNAIQTVNLVELCDQTIQGDGIIVNSHQDSRKYYFVTVGTDCHLTMQAASDRDRVQFHFRFFLVYSLLRVSAFNQHHLSPTTLLPEASKSISFPGHARPGYHSDLTAMEVNGDPCHAGSYVQFYDGKHKGSPPIGPPLCGKSLPSPVISTGNYLTLRLVTRGTQPRVDFVGDFTSIRLGQELFAQTRESEVTSSPSTNRPLMPPANQSCGTPDTSLEPDSVTDSKTDVLWLILYITLGLLVGTLVMCWCCWSPGWFLWRVSICRFLPCCNSTCASFHLCDSRKEFRLAKVTPQGPTGAATF; this comes from the exons ATGAAAAGTTCATACATTATACATTTGCAAATAGTGCACGTTTGGAATGTTGGGATGGCTAAACTGATGAAGCGTCGATCACATTTGTCAAAATTATTTCTTTTAATGAATTTTATGGCATTACAGGTAAATGCTATCCAGACCG TTAATCTTGTGGAGCTCTGCGACCAGACCATCCAAGGAGACGGGATCATTGTCAATTCTCATCAGGATTCCCGGAAGTACTACTTTGTCACCGTGGGGACAGACTGCCACCTCACCATGCAGGCAGCGTCTGACAGAGACAGGGTGCAGTTCCACTTCCGTTTCTTCCTAGTCTACAGTCTGCTACGGGTTTCTGCATTCAACCAGCACCACCTCAGCCCTACAACTCTGCTTCCGGAGGCCTCCAAAAGCATCTCTTTTCCGGGTCATGCAAGACCTGGGTATCACAGTGATCTAACTGCTATGGAAGTGAATGGGGACCCCTGTCATGCTGGATCTTACGTCCAATTCTATGATGGAAAACACAAGGGTTCCCCACCAATTGGACCACCGTTATGTGGAAAGAGTTTGCCCAGTCCTGTCATCTCCACTGGGAACTATCTGACCCTGAGACTGGTGACCAGGGGAACTCAGCCAAGAGTAGACTTTGTGGGGGATTTCACATCCATTAGATTAG GTCAAGAATTATTCGCTCAAACTAGAGAGTCAGAAGTAACATCTTCTCCATCCACTAATCGTCCTTTGATGCCACCTGCCAACCAAAGCTGTGGGACACCAGACACAAGTCTTGAGCCAGACTCAGTCACAG ATTCCAAGACTGATGTTCTGTGGCTCATCCTGTACATAACTCTGGGACTGCTGGTCGGTACGCTTGTgatgtgctggtgctgctggtcTCCCGGCTGGTTCCTGTGGAGGGTGAGCATCTGCCGCTTCCTGCCCTGCTGTAACTCCACCTGCGCCTCCTTCCACCTGTGCGACTCTCGGAAGGAGTTCCGCCTGGCCAAGGTGACCCCTCAAGGACCCACCGGCGCTGCCACCTTTTAG
- the ldlrad2 gene encoding uncharacterized protein ldlrad2 isoform X1 → MKSSYIIHLQIVHVWNVGMAKLMKRRSHLSKLFLLMNFMALQVNAIQTVNLVELCDQTIQGDGIIVNSHQDSRKYYFVTVGTDCHLTMQAASDRDRVQFHFRFFLVYSLLRVSAFNQHHLSPTTLLPEASKSISFPGHARPGYHSDLTAMEVNGDPCHAGSYVQFYDGKHKGSPPIGPPLCGKSLPSPVISTGNYLTLRLVTRGTQPRVDFVGDFTSIRLGQELFAQTRESEVTSSPSTNRPLMPPANQSCGTPDTSLEPDSVTASGVGSSLPPSTGEADSKTDVLWLILYITLGLLVGTLVMCWCCWSPGWFLWRVSICRFLPCCNSTCASFHLCDSRKEFRLAKVTPQGPTGAATF, encoded by the exons ATGAAAAGTTCATACATTATACATTTGCAAATAGTGCACGTTTGGAATGTTGGGATGGCTAAACTGATGAAGCGTCGATCACATTTGTCAAAATTATTTCTTTTAATGAATTTTATGGCATTACAGGTAAATGCTATCCAGACCG TTAATCTTGTGGAGCTCTGCGACCAGACCATCCAAGGAGACGGGATCATTGTCAATTCTCATCAGGATTCCCGGAAGTACTACTTTGTCACCGTGGGGACAGACTGCCACCTCACCATGCAGGCAGCGTCTGACAGAGACAGGGTGCAGTTCCACTTCCGTTTCTTCCTAGTCTACAGTCTGCTACGGGTTTCTGCATTCAACCAGCACCACCTCAGCCCTACAACTCTGCTTCCGGAGGCCTCCAAAAGCATCTCTTTTCCGGGTCATGCAAGACCTGGGTATCACAGTGATCTAACTGCTATGGAAGTGAATGGGGACCCCTGTCATGCTGGATCTTACGTCCAATTCTATGATGGAAAACACAAGGGTTCCCCACCAATTGGACCACCGTTATGTGGAAAGAGTTTGCCCAGTCCTGTCATCTCCACTGGGAACTATCTGACCCTGAGACTGGTGACCAGGGGAACTCAGCCAAGAGTAGACTTTGTGGGGGATTTCACATCCATTAGATTAG GTCAAGAATTATTCGCTCAAACTAGAGAGTCAGAAGTAACATCTTCTCCATCCACTAATCGTCCTTTGATGCCACCTGCCAACCAAAGCTGTGGGACACCAGACACAAGTCTTGAGCCAGACTCAGTCACAG CGTCTGGGGTGGGCTCCAGCCTGCCCCCCAGCACAGGAgaagcag ATTCCAAGACTGATGTTCTGTGGCTCATCCTGTACATAACTCTGGGACTGCTGGTCGGTACGCTTGTgatgtgctggtgctgctggtcTCCCGGCTGGTTCCTGTGGAGGGTGAGCATCTGCCGCTTCCTGCCCTGCTGTAACTCCACCTGCGCCTCCTTCCACCTGTGCGACTCTCGGAAGGAGTTCCGCCTGGCCAAGGTGACCCCTCAAGGACCCACCGGCGCTGCCACCTTTTAG
- the b3galt6 gene encoding beta-1,3-galactosyltransferase 6 translates to MNLVRLLCRHKTPLVIGGLCLFGVILLFLAKCTSETLKSIDLPGAAPHYEVQQPEARSKELSAFLVVLIITGPKYTERRSIIRSTWLANRDSDVLGYFVIGTEGLPREDLQNLDTEQVRHRDLLLLPQLRDSYENLTLKLLHMYTWLDQNVQFKYVLKSDDDTFARLDVIQEELKVKEVSRLYWGFFSGRGRVKAAGKWKESTWELCDYYLPYALGGGYILSADLVHYVHLNVNFLKVWQSEDVSMGAWLAPVNVRRTHDPRFDTEYKSRGCNNKYLVTHKQSLEDMLEKHQTLQKEGRLCKKEVKLRLSYIYDWNVPPSQCCQRKDGIP, encoded by the coding sequence ATGAACCTAGTGCGGCTCTTGTGCCGCCACAAGACGCCCTTGGTGATCGGGGGACTCTGCCTTTTTGGAGTGATTCTCCTCTTTCTTGCAAAATGTACTTCCGAAACCCTGAAATCCATAGACTTGCCCGGGGCTGCCCCTCATTACGAAGTTCAGCAGCCAGAAGCACGTTCCAAGGAGCTGTCGGCGTTTCTGGTGGTCCTGATAATAACCGGACCCAAGTATACGGAACGACGTAGCATCATCCGCAGTACTTGGCTAGCAAACCGGGACTCTGATGTGTTGGGCTACTTTGTTATTGGCACCGAGGGGCTGCCCAGGGAAGACCTTCAGAATTTGGACACTGAACAGGTACGCCATCGCGACCTCCTCCTGCTGCCACAGCTGAGGGATTCCTATGAGAATCTTACCCTTAAGCTCCTACATATGTATACCTGGCTGGACCAGAATGTGCAGTTTAAATATGTCCTGAAATCTGATGATGATACTTTTGCCCGCCTTGATGTCATCCAAGAGGAGCTGAAAGTCAAGGAGGTCAGCAGACTTTATTGGGGCTTTTTCTCTGGCAGGGGAAGGGTGAAAGCAGCAGGGAAATGGAAGGAGAGCACCTGGGAGCTGTGTGACTACTACTTACCTTATGCGCTGGGTGGGGGCTACATCCTGTCAGCTGACCTGGTGCACTATGTGCACCTCAATGTGAACTTCCTGAAGGTCTGGCAAAGTGAAGATGTGTCTATGGGGGCTTGGCTGGCTCCGGTGAATGTGCGCCGCACACATGATCCCCGCTTTGACACGGAGTACAAGTCGCGGGGCTGCAACAACAAGTACTTGGTAACGCACAAGCAGAGCTTGGAGGACATGTTGGAGAAACACCAAACCTTGCAGAAGGAGGGCCGTCTGTGCAAGAAAGAAGTAAAATTGCGCCTCTCCTACATCTACGACTGGAACGTTCCGCCCTCCCAGTGTTGCCAACGGAAAGATGGCATTCCATGA